In Mycteria americana isolate JAX WOST 10 ecotype Jacksonville Zoo and Gardens chromosome 5, USCA_MyAme_1.0, whole genome shotgun sequence, one DNA window encodes the following:
- the LOC142410791 gene encoding prostaglandin E2 receptor EP2 subtype-like isoform X2, protein MNGTGRGLCEPSGALPAGARPLVSALMFSAGLLGNLLALGLLLRCRRGPRARPPSLFHVLVLALVVTDLLGTCSVSPFVLASYHRNRTLTALAQGGHVCLYFGFAMSFFGLATMLVLFAMALDRCLALGRPYFYERFLGPRAGLVALPAIYTFSAAFCSFPLVGFGRYVQYCPGTWCFIQMHLDYLQHDGGREVSELDIAFSLLYATLLLFLILSVLLCNLSVIANLARMHRRGQKTRRLATLEQSRVASGSSRRTFSMAEEIDHLLLLSIMTITFVICSLPFTGKENNHRL, encoded by the exons atgaACGGGACGGGCCGGGGGCTGTGCGAGCCCAGCGGAGCGCTGCCGGCCGGGGCCCGCCCGCTGGTCAGCGCCCTCATGTTCTCCGCCGGGCTCCTGGGCAacctcctggccctggggctgctgctgcgctgccgccgcggcccccgcgcccgcccgccctccctcttCCACGTCCTGGTGCTGGCCCTGGTGGTCACCGACCTGCTGGGCACCTGCTCCGTCAGCCCCTTCGTCCTGGCCTCCTACCACCGCAACCGCACCCTGACCGCCCTGGCCCAAGGGGGACACGTCTGCCTCTACTTCGGCTTCGCCATGAGCTTCTTCGGCCTCGCCACCATGCTCGTCCTCTTCGCCATGGCGCTGGACCGATGCCTGGCCCTGGGGCGGCCTTACTTCTACGAGCGCTTTCTCGGCCCCCGGGCGGGCTTGGTCGCCCTGCCCGCCATCTACACCTTCTCCGCGGCCTTCTGCTCCTTCCCGCTGGTGGGCTTCGGGCGGTACGTGCAGTATTGCCCCGGCACCTGGTGCTTCATCCAGATGCACCTGGACTACCTCCAGCACGACGGCGGCAGGGAGGTGTCAGAGTTGGACATCGCCTTCTCGCTGCTCTACGCCaccctgctcctcttcctcatcctctccGTGCTGCTCTGCAACCTCAGCGTCATTGCCAACCTGGCCCGCATGCACCGCCGCGGGCAGAAGACCCGCCGGCTGGCCACGCTCGAGCAGTCCCGGGTGGCCAGCGGCAGCAGCCGACGCACGTTCTCCATGGCCGAGGAGATTGaccatctccttctcctctccatcaTGACCATCACCTTCGTCATCTGCTCCCTGCCGTTCACG ggaaaagaaaataaccacagGCTGTAG
- the LOC142410791 gene encoding prostaglandin E2 receptor EP2 subtype-like isoform X1: MNGTGRGLCEPSGALPAGARPLVSALMFSAGLLGNLLALGLLLRCRRGPRARPPSLFHVLVLALVVTDLLGTCSVSPFVLASYHRNRTLTALAQGGHVCLYFGFAMSFFGLATMLVLFAMALDRCLALGRPYFYERFLGPRAGLVALPAIYTFSAAFCSFPLVGFGRYVQYCPGTWCFIQMHLDYLQHDGGREVSELDIAFSLLYATLLLFLILSVLLCNLSVIANLARMHRRGQKTRRLATLEQSRVASGSSRRTFSMAEEIDHLLLLSIMTITFVICSLPFTIRAYMNKFSKEDNHEWDLLALRFLSINSIVDPWVFAILRPPVLRFTRSVLCSQLTPTSQDRRTPSSTKTKLAAPLDPCGQ; the protein is encoded by the exons atgaACGGGACGGGCCGGGGGCTGTGCGAGCCCAGCGGAGCGCTGCCGGCCGGGGCCCGCCCGCTGGTCAGCGCCCTCATGTTCTCCGCCGGGCTCCTGGGCAacctcctggccctggggctgctgctgcgctgccgccgcggcccccgcgcccgcccgccctccctcttCCACGTCCTGGTGCTGGCCCTGGTGGTCACCGACCTGCTGGGCACCTGCTCCGTCAGCCCCTTCGTCCTGGCCTCCTACCACCGCAACCGCACCCTGACCGCCCTGGCCCAAGGGGGACACGTCTGCCTCTACTTCGGCTTCGCCATGAGCTTCTTCGGCCTCGCCACCATGCTCGTCCTCTTCGCCATGGCGCTGGACCGATGCCTGGCCCTGGGGCGGCCTTACTTCTACGAGCGCTTTCTCGGCCCCCGGGCGGGCTTGGTCGCCCTGCCCGCCATCTACACCTTCTCCGCGGCCTTCTGCTCCTTCCCGCTGGTGGGCTTCGGGCGGTACGTGCAGTATTGCCCCGGCACCTGGTGCTTCATCCAGATGCACCTGGACTACCTCCAGCACGACGGCGGCAGGGAGGTGTCAGAGTTGGACATCGCCTTCTCGCTGCTCTACGCCaccctgctcctcttcctcatcctctccGTGCTGCTCTGCAACCTCAGCGTCATTGCCAACCTGGCCCGCATGCACCGCCGCGGGCAGAAGACCCGCCGGCTGGCCACGCTCGAGCAGTCCCGGGTGGCCAGCGGCAGCAGCCGACGCACGTTCTCCATGGCCGAGGAGATTGaccatctccttctcctctccatcaTGACCATCACCTTCGTCATCTGCTCCCTGCCGTTCACG ATCCGCGCCTACATGAACAAGTTCAGCAAGGAAGACAACCATGAGTGGGACCTCCTAGCCCTGAGGTTTCTCTCTATTAATTCCATCGTCGACCCTTGGGTCTTCGCCATCCTGAGGCCGCCGGTCCTGCGGTTCACGCGCTCTGTGCTGTGCAGCCAGCTGACCCCCACGAGCCAGGACAGACGGACTCCGTCCTCCACAAAGACAAAACTGGCAGCACCGCTGGACCCCTGTGGGCAGTAG
- the LOC142410793 gene encoding prostaglandin D2 receptor-like: METEGYRCRSSRYIESGQSAVPGSVLFAAGLLGNVLALLLLGQHRRRSRSPGGRPPRVSAFYVLVSGLAVTDLLGKCLLSPIVLAAYAYNRSLSELGPGGRSEGEPGVLCQLFAFLMAFFGLAPTLLLLAMALECWLSLGHPYFYRRHLTRRLGATLGPAAAGLCALFCALPLLGFGVPMQYCPGTWCFIRMAGGGPRQLGFPVLYASLMGLLVLAIGACNVSSMRHLYCMARRQPRRGPPAAAAPRMEELDHLVLLGLMTVLFTICSLPLIIRAYMGAFATDFNENADLSALRFLSVNSIVDPWVFIIFRTSVFRTFVRRVCRRLNSRKATLKGPSPGGDRQFCSLGWRRTDTPQLGFP; this comes from the exons ATGGAGACGGAGGGTTACCGGTGCCGTAGCAGCCGGTACATCGAGAGCGGGCAGTCGGCGGTGCCCGGCTCGGTGCTGTTCGCCGCCGGGCTGCTGGGCAAcgtgctggcgctgctgctgctgggccagcACCGACGGCGGTCCCGGTCGCCCGGTGGCCGCCCGCCGCGGGTCTCCGCTTTCTACGTGCTGGTGAGCGGGCTGGCGGTCACGGACCTGCTGGGCAAGTGCCTGCTCAGCCCCATCGTGCTGGCAGCCTACGCCTACAACCGCAGCCTCAGCGAGCTGGGACCGGGCGGGCGCAGCGAGGGCGAGCCGGGAGTCCTCTGCCAGCTCTTCGCCTTCCTCATGGCCTTCTTCGGGCTGgcccccaccctgctgctgctggccatgGCGCTGGAGTGCTGGCTCTCCCTGGGGCATCCCTACTTCTACCGACGACATCTCACCCGGCGGCTGGGCGCCACGttggggccggcggcggcggggctctgCGCCCTTTTCTGCGCCCTGCCGCTGCTGGGTTTCGGGGTGCCCATGCAGTACTGCCCCGGGACGTGGTGCTTCATCCGCATGGCCGGCGGCGGGCCGCGCCAGCTAGGCTTCCCCGTCCTCTACGCCAGCCTGATGGGCCTGTTGGTGTTGGCCATCGGCGCCTGCAACGTGAGCAGCATGCGGCACCTCTACTGCATGGCacggcggcagccccgccgcgggccccccgccgctgccgccccgcgcaTGGAGGAGCTCGACCACCTCGTCCTGCTGGGGCTCATGACCGTCCTCTTCACCATCTGCTCCCTGCCGTTAATC atccGGGCGTACATGGGAGCATTTGCCACCGATTTCAACGAGAACGCTGACCTCAGCGCCCTACGGTTTCTCTCCGTGAACTCCATCGTGGACCCCTGGGTCTTCATCATCTTCCGCACCTCCGTCTTCCGCACGTTCGTCCGCAGGGTTTGCCGGAGGCTAAATTCCCGGAAAGCCACCCTGAAAGGGCCCAGCCCAGGAGGGGACAGACAGTTCTGCTCCCTGGGCTGGCGCAGGACAGACACCCCGCAGCTCGGCTTCCCCTGA